One Nicotiana tomentosiformis unplaced genomic scaffold, ASM39032v3 Un00174, whole genome shotgun sequence genomic region harbors:
- the LOC104100672 gene encoding K(+) efflux antiporter 4-like codes for MRGLFVLLLILTFSFQCVLSDADADAKLEDADDVVNASEFNSSRSTEVSFANMIDRALEKEFNETDDKSDATDPRSFNNSVADQEAVLETVARVKPKKNETKEEKSFQLHDVFHLENDNGAEDTPTLIDRKDNVFIMSNPKSKFPVLQLDLRLISDLVVVIVSATCGGIAFACAGQPVFTGYLLAGSVIGPGGFNFVSEMVQVETVAQFGVIFLLFALGLEFSTAKLRIVRAVAVLGGLLQIFLFMCLSGITASLCGGEASEGVFVGVFLSMSSTAVVLKFLMERNSVNTLYGQVTIGTLILQDCTVGLLFALLPILGGSSGALQGMLSMAKLLVVLVIFLTILSVLCRTCVPWFLKLMIGLSSQTNELYQLASVAFCLLVAWCSDKLGLSLELGSFAAGVMISTTDLAQHTLEQVEPIRNFFAALFLASIGMLIHVHFLWNHIDILVAAVILVIVIKTIVIAAVVKGFGYTNKAAILVGMSLAQIGEFAFVLLSRASNLHLIEGKVYMLLLGTTALSLVTTPLLFKLIPAVVHLGILLRWFSPETPNEIGPKGDILRADSSKRISVLIQGSRDS; via the exons ATGAGAGGGCTCTTCGTTCTCCTCCTCATTCTCACTTTCTCCTTCCAATGCGTTCTCTCTGATGCTGATGCTGATGCGAAGCTTGAAGATGCAGACGACGTCGTAAATGCTTCTGAATTCAACTCGTCTAGATCTACGGAAGTTAGCTTCGCTAACATGATCGATCGAGCTCTCGAAAAGGAGTTCAACGAGACTGACGACAAGTCCGATG CAACTGATCCCAGAAGCTTCAACAACAGCGTGGCAGATCAAGAG GCAGTTTTGGAAACTGTTGCTAGGGTCAAGCCCAAGAAGAATGAGACGAAGGAGGAAAA GTCGTTCCAGTTGCATGATGTTTTCCACCTGGAGAATGACAATGGAGCTGAAGACACACCTACCTTGATAGATCGAAAG GATAATGTCTTTATCATGTCTAATCCCAAGTCGAAGTTTCCAGTGCTGCAGCTAGACTTGAG ATTAATATCAGATCTAGTTGTTGTCATTGTTTCTGCAACTTGTGGTGGCATTGCCTTTGCTTGTGCTGGACAACCG GTTTTCACAGGATATTTGCTGGCAGGATCTGTAATTGGACCTGGGGGTTTTAACTTTGTCAGTGAAATGGTGCAG GTGGAAACAGTTGCTCAATTTGGTGttatttttcttctatttgcaTTGGGTTTGGAGTTCTCCACAGCGAAG CTTCGCATTGTTCGAGCTGTTGCTGTGCTAGGAGGGTTACTCCAAATTTTTCTCTTCATGTGTTTGTCTGGGATAACAGCCTCG TTATGCGGTGGGGAAGCATCTGAAGGTGTTTTTGTCGGCGTCTTCTTATCAATGTCTTCGACAGCAGTG GTGTTAAAATTTTTGATGGAAAGAAATAGTGTTAATACCCTCTATGGGCAAGTCACCATTGGAACTCTTATTCTGCAG GATTGCACGGTGGGTTTGCTATTTGCACTGCTTCCTATTCTAGGTGGTAGTTCCGGTGCTCTTCAAGGAATGCTTTCCATGGCAAAACT ATTGGTCGTTCTGGTCATATTCTTGACCATTTTGTCAGTATTATGCCGCACCTGTGTACCTTGGTTTCTTAAGCTAATGATAGGCCTATCATCGCAG ACTAATGAACTGTATCAACTTGCATCTGTGGCTTTCTGCTTGCTTGTTGCTTGG TGTAGTGATAAACTGGGTTTGAGTCTTGAGCTGGGTTCTTTTGCTGCTGGAGTGATGATATCAACAACCGATCTTGCTCAACATACACTTGAACAG GTTGAACCTATACGGAACTTCTTTGCTGCTCTTTTTCTAGCTAGCATTGGAATGCTTATCCATGTTCATTTTCTTTGGAATCACATTGATATCTTAGTAGCAGCTGTTATATTGGTCATCGTTATAAAAACTATAGTGATTGCCGCAGTTGTCAAGGGTTTTGGTTACACCAATAAGGCTGCAATTCTA GTTGGAATGTCTCTGGCTCAAATAGGAGAGTTTGCTTTTGTTCTTCTTAGCCGTGCTTCAAATCTTCATCTAATTGAG GGTAAAGTGTATATGCTGCTTCTGGGCACAACTGCACTTAGCTTG GTGACCACACCATTGCTTTTCAAGCTAATTCCTGCTGTTGTGCATCTTGGAATACTACTGCGGTGGTTCTCGCCTGAAACTCCAAATGAG ATTGGACCCAAAGGAGATATCCTGCGTGCAGACAGTTCTAAGCGTATCAGTGTGCTGATCCAAGGATCCCGTGATTCATGA